tcttttttttttctttatcattgTAATAATGACGTTGTTGTTACTATAGCATTCCATTACTTAGAGTTAGTTGGTGCTCTCTGGGTTAGTAATTACATCTGTAATTGCATCTTCAAGGGCTTGTTCGGTCACCAGGTCAAGGTTAAGTTGAAGATAGGTGGTGAAGTCATCAAAAGCTTCACCTCTATAGGGTGCATTCTTGTCAGATATTACGAGAAATACACTTTGTTTCCTACCTGAAATACATGATCTAGAGTGCTGATTATGTACCAATAACTAAATAAATAATTTCTCACTTAACACTTGATTGTATATATCTTTCTTGCAAATGCAACATAGACTGACTCCTTACGACTTTCCCATGATAATCGCTTTGCCACACTCGTCCCGCATCAAAAAGTTTACACTTCTGCCCATTTGTTCCTTGGAGAACACATGATTTCTTGTCATTCCTTGTCCTTAAAGTATGTCCCAACTTTCGTATCCTATGCTACGATCAGTTTTCTGAGGCTTATGCATGTGTTTCTTCTCAGGTGCGCGAGTTGGCTGAAAAAGAGCCAGAGAATGGTGTCTTCAAAATGCTTCGAAGTGACGTGACTCGGTTCCTAACAACCATTCTTATTGGCACAACGTattgctttgtaaatattttGGATTATTACTTTCTAAGCGACTGAAGTGCTTATTATTCTTATATCATACGAATCTTACAAGGTTCTTCTAAACAGTGTGGTCAACATTGGAGCAACTGCATTAGTTACGGAGGCAGCTACAACAATTTTTGGTGAAGCTGGTGTTAGTGCAGCAACAGGAGTTATGACTGTATGTCTCAGTtccttgttttgatttttttaatatcTAAAAAGGAAATCATGTAAATCCAGACTAAGGGGAGTAACTTAAAATCCCAAAATGTCTTTCATACTTTTCTGGTCCTGCCAGGCTTCCTCTCTTATCTGATGCTTGCACACTGCCTAATCATGTTTTGGTATTTGTAAATACTTAGATGCCTTCAAACATTTAAGAACTTTCCTACATTGTTTTCTTTAATTCTTCAGTATTCTTTTGCCGTTTGTAGAGATCAATGAATTAGCCTTCCTTCAGAAATCATTTTTGTTTGACTTTATTCGAGACATGGAAACTGTAGCTAGAATATTTCTCTACCTTGTAGACATGTAGCCAAATTCGCTAAAAAAACTCTTGGTGCCACACTATAAATACCAATCCTTGTATGTATTTCGGTAGAGGTTGAGCTGGATGATTGTTTTATTAATAATTAGAGTTCGACTTACTATTTCCGAGTGGTCCTTTTTCTTCTCATCAGTTCAATGCCTTTCATCTCTTACCTTGCATATTTTCATTCATGTCCTATGTTCAAGTCCTCATTAGTAGGCAATCAAGATTGGTGTTACTAGAGCAGATGTCTTTAGAGTGTGAAGTTGAAGTCTGATAATTATAGGAATATCCTGGAAACTCTTGATATAGATAGGTGAATTTTTTAAATTGATGCCTGGATTGACCTCGAAGTGTTTGTTAAACTGATTTAACTGTGGATGATCACAGGTTGCAATTTTGCTCCTGACAGAAATTACTCCAAAGAGTATAGCTGTTCACAATGCCACGGAGGTTGTTAGGTTTGTGGTAAGGTGAAACTTACATTAGATATTGTATTTCTTAAGTTTATTACATGTCAATATTAGACGAATTTGAGTTGTGATGGTTCTGATAAATTTGAGTTATATTTGACAATAATGTGGACTGGAATGTCTACAGGTGAGGCCAGTGGCATGGCTTTCGTTGATACTGTATCCTGTCGGGAGAGTTGTTACTTTTCTGTCAATGGGAATGTTGAAACTGATGGGTTTAAAAGGACGAAGGTACTTTCTTGTTTTAACATACTTTTTCACCTTTTACAATGTAATTATTTATTATGTTATTGCAATTGCTTGATAGGCCATGTTTACGAGTAACGGTTTAAGTCAATTTGTTTTTCAGTTTCTTCATAATTTTCAAGTTGTTCCTCACTTGTTGATACTAATATTTCAACTATTGTTGTTTCTCAAGTTTCACTTAGATTATCTAAGAACTTGTATTCACAATAGTTATAGAGCTTCATGATAATTATAGCTGTAAGTTGTAGCTGTATTTCCAAGGTTTATGGGGAtgcacaaagaaagaaaaaagaaaggggGCAAGGTTGTGCACAAGGCCCTAAAGTTCTCTGCATATTTCCCTTGAAGGGTGTCCTTGTTACGTTTTGGAGAACACTAGGAAGTAGTCGCCGGGGCTTTATATTTCTTGGTCTATTCGTAAAGAGTTTGTGAAACTGATAAAATAACAACTCTGTAAAGTGTTCGCGAATTCATAAGTTATTTTTCTGGTCCTTTttattgtatttttcttttgacaGAAAAACAAAGATTTTCATTAAGCATGAAAGAGAGTACAAACTGACCAAACCAGCAAAGGAAACACAACCAGACTAGACACACACACACAGACTGTTATCCTCCCCAGGACTAGAAGATTGCAACACACCTGACATGGCTCTATCCCAACATAATTGATTTCAAATCTCAACagggatatcttctctgaaggtAGTATTACAATGATTTCTTCTATTAAACTTGGCTAGCTTATCAGCAGCCTTATTACACATCCTATGACTAAAACACACTTTAACAGCAGGCACAGATTGAAGATGTTTCCTAGCATTATCAATCATGTGCTGGTCCTCCCATCTTAGATTACCATTCATAGCATCAGTCACCTTTTTGTTATCACCCTCAATTATTAGCTGCATTTGCTGAAGTTGGTTTGCCCATTTAGTAGCCTCCAGCATTAGCACACTCAGTTAAGGCTCTTCGCTCCACCAGATTGCCTGAAAAATCCCTTAATATTAGAGCCATTCCAACAATATTAGACCCTGCAACAAAAGAAGCATCAACATTTAATTTAAAGCAATTTTCAGGTGGTCTAGTCGAAGTGTCATTCCTATGATCAGTGTTGTTTGTATCCCTATTAGGAATCTGTCTGGTGATTTCTATCTTAGTTGTATCACAAAAATGCATCACTCTATAGTAAACTCTGGTGATTTCTGTCTGGTTATTCTGGTCCCTTTTATTTAATTGTTTTTGTTCTTGGTTCTCGATGTCACTTCTTCAGTTCCTTGCAGTAGGTATCCTCGCAGGCCATTGCATATGTTAAATTCATCTCATTTGCACAAGTAACTATATCACTTGATATAGGTCAGCAACTAAATCCTGCAACATCTTAGCTTTAGGCAGTAAACTGAAacttgggaaggtcatgttataTTTTCTATAGGATGACTAGTTCCTCAAAAAGAAAATTCATCTGGATATGTTTGATACCGAGGAATATTGGGTGGCTGAGGATGCTGCTGACACCTAGATGTTGAGAGTGTGCCTTCAAGTCCAAACCCAAATGATCTTTCGAGAATAGCCTTAACATAAAATGTTTTGAAGTTTTGGCTGGAAAAACAACTTTACAAATTCGTTGATACTTTGGATCTCATGCTGTTTGGATACCATTTCAAACATCAGAACTGTTTTGCTCAAAACATGTGTATATTTCCTCTCCTTTTCCATATATTTTGTGGCTTGTTCTCCCAGTATGGCCACAATGATGTGTGTATGCTTTGCATGATTATCTAGTAAATGAAATGGATCATATTTCTGAAAGTTCGCTACCTTGAATGGTGTCttcattattttccttttcaCACACTTAAAACTGTGATGCAGCGAACCATTTGTAACTGAAGAAGAGTTGAAGTTGATGCTGAGAGGAGCAGAGTTGAGTGGGGCGATAGAGGAGGAAGAGCAGGTTCGTATGTGCTTATTGAGTCACTTTCGGTTCCTTGGTTAAAACTCTCATTTTTGTTCCATGTCCCTACTGCCATAATATATATTGAATAAAGTGAAAGCAAGAAGGGCATTCGAGAGCCAGCATAACATAAGCGGATACCTCCAACCTCTCTGCGTATAGCTTGATTGTGCTTTTTCCCTGTGGGAAGAGCCATTTGAAAGTGATATCAAGTTATTCTCTCTTCAATAGCGTAAAATCCAGGACTATTTTATTAAGTTTTTACTACCTGATAACTACTACAGGACTGCACATGCTCCTAGAAGGTGAATAACTGACTAGATAGTAAAATAACACACATCAAGGCTGAAATCTTTCTTTGTGCGCCTTTTAACTCTTCGCTGGGGATGCCCAGTCATACTTTTATCACCTAGGAGGCTAGAATTTTTGTCGTGTAGTTATCCTTTCGAAACTTAAGCATCGGTTTGTTGTCTTTTTTGGTTGCTTTTACATATGGTAGAACTATTGATTTCAGCTGCTGTGTTTATAGTATAGGTTTTTTTTCTCTATGTTACTCAGATGAAAATAGCCTATGTACAATCTCTTTCACTTCTTGACGATGTCGGTGAAACTATAATCAATCTTAAttactaaaaaagaaaaatataagaggaagtacttaAGCAACATTCTTAAGTAGGATAAATTCCGAGACGTGGATGTACTTGAGGACATATCCTTAGTTTAGAAAATCCATATaaatgatagagtacagagaacaggaaacaaaatatatatagAAAATATCAGTTCAACATTCATCCACCTTCCACAGGGAACTGTTTACAATCCAAATCCAGAGACTGACATACCACTTTAGATGGATAAACCTAGTCTAAAGTTGGATATAATCACCAACTTTCAGATGTTGGCCTAAAAATTGAACGACATGGCAGTTAATATGGATACTTGTGTTTCTACTACAGAGTAGTTACTTTGTGAAAGTTGTGGTAGTCTTACATGCTGTCACAGTGTCACTTACATCTTTAAGGGTATTTTTCAGGATATGATCGAAAATGTGTTAGAGATCAAAGATACACATGTCAGGGAGGTGATGACACCTCTTGTAGATGTTGTTGCAATTGACGCTAGTGCAACACTTGTTGATTTCCACAACCTCTGGCTGACACATCAATATTCCAGGTTTGCAGTTCATTATATACCAAAACTTAGTGTATTTTGTCAGTGGCAATGAATAAAAGTAGCGTTGCAAATACCCATATCATCTCACTAGGAAATTGCTCCTTCATCTTATAAATAATAGTTTCTTTAGGTTTATTTATATGTGTATCCTTGTGAAGTCATGTTTAAGTCTCGTTATAGGCTGTCTTAATACTGCTTAGGAAGTTGCTCTTGAGTAGAAAGGCATGATTGAAATGTAGTAAATAAAAAGACTTTCACGAGCACAGAATGTTGCATCTTTTTGAAACGTTAAAGATTTATGCCGCGGGAACCAACCTTTTCTTGGTTCTCGTgttacatgtttttttttgttttttaattatcGACTTCTCAGTTAACAGTTCGGCGTACAAACATATCTTAAATGTTCGACTCCCAAAGTACTTCTACATCTGCAAGAAGTAGAATAACTTCTGCTTTGGTATTATGGTATCCAAACATGCTTGTAACTTTGCTTCCCGCCTAGGTAGAACATCTTGGTTTGTTAACTTGCTgactttttaataaaaataaaataaaataatcaaagcaTATTCCTAATATTATATTCAAGTCATTGTGCACTAAGAGTTGGTTGGGGATATTCCCAGGGTTCCAGTTTTTGAGCAGAGAGTTGACAACATAGTCGGCTTGACTTACGCAATGGATCTACTGGATTATGTTCGAAAGGTTAGCTACTTCTTCTGCTTCTTAATGTTTGTTTTCCTGAATTAGTGTTTCTTCTCTTTATTTCGTCAGTTTAAAGAACCTCATTGTGTTCATTGTCTTCTCATTAATGAAGGGTGAGCTACTAGAAAGTTCTACTGTGGGGGATATTGCGCACAAACCTGCATACTTTGTGCCCGGTAAATTGTTTAATTAGCTATTCCAATCTGTCATGCAGCTGAAGTTGCTATATACCGTCAGACAAGATCTCTAAATTAGTTTTCCTTCAAGTAATGTATTGGAAGCTCAATTGAATTTGCAGATGCTTCTCCAGTAGAGTGGTAAGGTCGTTGGGTTTGGATGCCCATTGACCTGAGTTCGGAACTCTTCAGCACCCTAATAACTCCTACCGaccaatgaaaaatgaaaaagataCATATGCTTCGAGTAGCACGAGACATACTTTCTTATTTCTTagattttggatcattttattgCTACTGTACAGAGTGGACAATTGCGTTTTAGTTTTGATGCAGATTTAATGTCGGTGTGGAATCTGCTGAGAGAATTTCGTATCAGGAAGGTTCACATGGCAGTTGTCCTCAATGAATATGGTGGAACTATCGGGGTATGATTAAGAATTTATTGGATGTTCATGCTGCTGGAAACTTATTTTGTCAGAGGCCTCATGCTTAGTGTCTGAactatttaattttctttttgatttacatagtaTTCGATGTTTCTCCTTCTTACAGTAATATAGGAAGCCACATgccatgcattatttatttttttccagCACTTATGCTCATATAACATCGTATATATTTAGTACTCCAATTTTCATATAACCGAAACAATTGGCCAAGagaatttttagaatttgtacaGTTATTGTCACAAAGTCATCAATTTGTTGTTTGCGTTAGCTGCAATACTGCTGGTCGTGGAATATGTTTCATATCACATGCACCCAAATTAACTGAGAAATATCATGACAGCAGGGAACTATGGGGAAACTTGAGAGAAGATCCGCACATTAAAATACTACATAAAAGATTGTTTTATTGTCCAATATATAATATTTTGGTCACGTTCCTGCTGTTACTTTATTTTCTGTTCAGATATCTATGTTTGCTTAAAACGACTTTATAACATGACTTTTGGAACTACAAGAATCTAACTGCTCTATATGGCAGGTTATCGTCATGTTATTCTAGCTGGATATTATACAAATTTATGTTTCTTTTTCGGTTCAAGCAGATAGTGACTTTGGAAGATGTCGTGGAAGAAATAGTTGGTGAAATCTTTGATGAGAATGATTCAAAGGTAAGTTAGTTATTTGTAAACATTTGTGCTTCAGTGTCTACGAGGCGATTGTTTCATATCCTAATTCGTAACACATGTGATTTAGCTTAATATGGTAATGGTTGGTTATTGTTTCTGTGCTATTAGTTGATAATTTCGATTGTTTTGGCTATATCTTACCCTCAGAGTAGATTTATTTGGCTAGTTGTTGACCAAATTAGCACCCATTACACACTATCCCATGTAATATCCTATATCTATATGTAACAGGTGTgatcaaatattttattttatcgtatttttttattttcttgtgttACTGTAATATCAGTTACAGGTTATGATTGTTTGGGCTATATTTTACCCTTGGGAAATTTTAATTAGGTATAGGTAACTACTTAATTTTTACCAAAATTGGCTACTGCTCCATATTTTGCTAATTTGATAGTGAACACATACTCTAGGCAACTTTGTGAAGCTGTAGTTAGTAAATCATTTGAAGAGTCACACTTAAGGTTTGGAGATGTTTACATTGTTGATCTACCAGATGAATTACTGCAACTAAGCCTGTAGAAAGTTCTACCCTTTGTATATGAACTGATGTCTGCCCTTGTTTCTTCATGGATCCCCATCCTTAGTATTCCTTGGAAGTAGATAAGCTGATAATGATATTCTGAGTTTAGCATGTAACTGAGCATCATATCTTATGACTTATGAGAACCTCTCTGACTTGCAATTAGTACTCGAAGTATATTTGACCTTATCTTGTTAATGCTTTATAAGTATATGTTTCGGTCTACAGCTTCTTATGaaccaaaaaatgaaaaaattgaaaTGCAATAAAATAGTGTCAACCTGCATGAGAGCTTGATATTGATGGAAAACAATCTTTAACGTAAACACGTATGTGATTGTTTCGTGCGTGGATTTGTTAATGCGCTTCCTCCAGATCTCTGAGTACTTATCTGTTGGTTGCTTAAAttatttctgttttatttttctgCCTCAATATTTGAAGTTGCACCTTTTCACTCCCAAAGTAGAAAATTTAACATCCTTCTGCATACAATATCCTTGATAGTCCTGCAGAATTTATTTTAGCTTTATGTTTAGGTACTTAATAAATTTTGGAAAGTTCATATTCAACTTTGCTCCTTATAGGAAGAAATTCAGAAAAAAACTGGCTATATTGTTATGCGAGCAGAGGGAATATTTGATGTAGATGCAAATACATCAATTGACCAGCTTTCAGAAGATTTAACTGTGAAAATGGCAGAGGTTTGTAATTTGTctctttatttttcctttaaaGGAAATATGTGCTTGCATTGCCATGGTAGCGATGTATACCGAAAAACAAACATCTTTACATCGTTTTTATTATCTTGTAGGGCCATCAATATGAGACAGTATCAGGCTTTGTGTGCGAGGCATTTGGATATATTCCAAGGACAGGTGAGAATATTGAAGTGGTGCTTGAAAAGGCAGACCTAGAAGAGAACAATGAATATACTGAAGTAGAAGCTGAGCGCCAACAACCTAAGGAAAAACATCTGATTTTTAAGCTTGAGGTATGGTATACTAGGCAATATTATTATATGTAAATGCATGAGTATATTACAAGTGCAGACATTTGGATGGAGCTCCAAGTGTACAGCAAGTCGGTCTCTGGCTGTACTTCATTTAGCCATTACAATTTTATTGCGATTGAATTGCAATGAGAACATTCTCTTGTATTGAGATTTTGTTTAGCAATGGATTCACTTGAAATTTCTGCATTCCCACTTGTTTGACAGATATTGGCGGGGAATGCAAGGAAGGTGAGTGCTGTCAGGTTTGAAAGGATAAATGGAGATGAAATGGTGTTGGAGACCAAAGAGGTAACTCGGGTGGTCCCAAGAATCATGAAAAGGAAAGGCAGCAGCAATGATGAGTCCGACAAAAGTGATGATGACGAGATTCCATACAAAGTACGCTTATCAGATATATGTGATTATGAAGATGAGACTTCTTTTGATAGCCTTCCTAACTCAAATGTAACTGCCGAGCACGAAGATGATCATAATAATAAAAACGATATACGTTAGTTGCTATCCTTGTTTTTATTTTGCTCCAGCAAAAATATCTAAAATAGAAAAACACAGAAGAAAAGAGGCCACTTAACATTTTTAAGTTTTGTCCTcacgggattttttttttttttttttactgtaaTAAGAAAGAACTTCAATTAATAAGAAGCAGAGATACACACTTGGTTGATCTACCTGGATAAGGCTGGATTCATAAGGATTTTAATTCATTCAGGACAGCGTATATTCCAATCTTGTACATCTGAGGAAGTTCTCGCATATTTTGCTATTGAATCATCAACACTATTTGTCTCTTGGCACACTATTTGTATATCTGCTTGGCCAAATTGGTATACCATATAAGACAGAATAAGGTCATTTTGTGTTTTAGCCATATATTTACAATAATGACTAATTTACTCTTGCTTAATAAACACTACTAAatctgattagattaattaatttagttagttgATTAAAGTTCtaaaaattaggttttatttagattgaactcatggattaTGTGGTtagttttttgagattttttttttttagaattctgTTTGTAACGGAAATGAAACCATACTACCTAAACATTTATGTATATGAGATTGTAAAGCTTCTGAgtgatttcatactcaaaattTGAGACGAGATGCACACTTCTGAAACTGAAAATATGAAAAGTTGGGGTCGACAATGTCGGAAGATACCGACTACAAATAGCCGACGGGCTAGTAAAAAAATCATCATGTCGCCTATATGTTTTTTTGACCTATATGAAAGGTGTTGTAAATTCTTGATTAGTCGACATGATATTTATTTCTGAACCCGCCGACTTGACCGTAGTCGCCAATATTGTCATTACGAAAAATGACGACCCTGGGTTAGTCGGCAAGCTGTGTAATTTAAAACCTTGCCGTCTTTTGGTATACCAACCAAAAACAGAATCTGAAAAGATGTTAtccactttattcatgcaattttggttaccacatagattgaaacataaaatctaatTCCTTTTTGTAGGAatcacggatgcacttagcacgtgcgtTTGAACCCCCTaggcgagttatagtctcgtgagggtttacatagatatctacccacaaaatctacacaACAACTTgtaaaactatcaatattcgtCGGAGGAATAGTCGTGGTGCGAATACTCCGGAATTTTGGGTACCATGAAATGATAGCTTTCATCAAATTGAATGTctccccttttcctccaagtagcgcgcttttacgacttcgtgctacaaaaacacaacacaaaattACTTAGTTGGTGTTGTTTAATTTGAAGATCAAAAAACATATATTATGCAATATGAACCATAAAAATACTTACAAAATGGTCTGAGGGAAAGCTAAGTTGGCTAGCATTCAAAATCCATTTTTGGATACCTATAAAGTTGCATATGCCTTTTTGGATAACTTGGTACCTATCGTGAATTTTTTGAGGACTTCTTCTCTTTGGATTCTCATTATCTCGACgatattggttatataatctcgCCCAAAAGGTTTCTGGTTCTACCCTTACGGGGGATTGGTCGACAACTCGACTTTCGGcgtatcatgttttgatgatggCCAAATCTTCGGCGGAGTCAAATGATGCCATGGTTGTATGTAGAGGTATGAAGAGAGTTAGAAAGAGTAGATGATGGACTGAGGTTTGTagaatatttgaaaataggtTTGTGTATTTTTGTAGAGAGAACTAAAGTATTTATAAGATAATTCCCAAATCTAGCCGTTTGggtagtcaatcaatgcaattgtacttgcaaaagtTTGAATGTTGAACTCGCCGTCAAGGTTTTTGTTTCCTCTGGCTGCCGGCCATCCTTAGTCGTAAGGGTCGCAACCTGACAACTAATAGAATTTTCACACACATGAAAAGGTCATATTCTTCTGCATATAGTCGGTAAGATATTTGTTTATTACAACGACGACTAACATATAGTCAGTATGGACGTCAAATTGTTAAGCTGACGACTAATGACAATTTAGCACACGGGGAAAACTCATATTCATTGAACATTAGTCGGCGCGATAGTGATTTAGAAAAATGTCAACTAATACATGGTCGTCTAAGTCGTAATGTTCTTAACCTGAGGCTATATATTTTTTCACACACGAGAGAAGGCCGGTTCAATCTACCAGTAGTCGACATGTGATGTTTTACAATAAtcccgactaaaatatagtcgacAAGGTCGTAATTCTCTTAACCTGACGACCCTGGTAACTGCATCATTTTTGCTGTTAGGGTCGGCAGTCTGCCAGTTTAACACCTTGCCGACTCTGGTTTAGTCAGCATTGTAACTAAACAAACCATCCATTCAATACCCTTCCGGCTAAATTATTGAAACTTAACATATCTAAATAACCCATTCGTTCAACAACGAGGAATCCAACAtttgtccaaaataaaaaaacatatgtCCAAACAACCTTTAAGAAACATTTGTCCAACCATTAACCTTAACATGTTGTTTAACACATAAAGAAACAAACTAGAAAGTCATTCATTCACGACCACTACCACCGCCATGGCCCCGTTTAGTAATTTCGCCTCTTTGGCTACCACTTACACGGTTATGAGGCCTCTTTAGCTCAACATTAGCTTGTTGGAACATTTTGGTGACATATTAATTGTCAACATTCTTAACATAGTCAATGTGCTTAATTTTCTCTTCAACTAACAAAGGCTCTCCTCTATCTCTCGCGCAACACATAATCTTCAAAAGAGTCTTCAAGTGGTCCTTTTATTTTcatttaaacaacaaacaattaatagactgattcgataatgtaatcttaaaacaattagagcaactctaaaatacttacaaaattCTTAAGACGTGTTCTTCCTCTTACGAGCCGGTTGTGCAACAATCtcttccctaatcacagtagggCGAGAAAAACCGGAGTACCACGACATGTAATCTTCATGAGCTTCgatcacctcgtccaaaagactcaaaTCGATTTTATGGTCACGTCTTTCTTCCCAATAAGACGTCAAATCTTTGATGGTGGACCGTAAACGTAGTCAATAGTTTTTTGGGATGTGTTGCACTCCCCCCTTACCACTTTATAGAACGAATCATCACCGAGATGAGGtacttcttggacgtaacccactTGTTGCATTACCctatgtggatcgtacattgaaaatcCTTAGGGGTAAAACACGAGACCGTAGTAAAATGCAATATCATTTCTCCTTACAATTATTCTATCTTTTCTATCATCTTGATACAGATCAAATATTACCTCATCCGCATTCATTTTGTCCAAGGAAACTTGCATGTTGATAATTTGATGAGGCATATCTTTCTCCTGACAACCACTAAAAGTGTATCGGCGTCCTTTTGGCTTGTGCTTCACAAAACTATTATTCACTTTGATGTTGGGGTTGGATTTCACCAAATAAGGGAAGTgttcatatatccaaacctatgcaaacgcaaaatttagtaagaatcttatttTATAAGAATTTTGCGAATATAAATAATTTAGACAAttgaattacctggaagagacatggATTCCCGTTAACTTGCTTCACTAGTGACCTTGAAGCCTTAGCCAACTCTGCATTCAAGAAGCCAACCAtcgcagtaccccaagaatacgtATGCATCTGACCAAGGGGATGCAATAGTTGAAGATACTTGTCGTCGACCAAGTTTCCgaaactgtcggggaagatataGTTGGCCAGGACGTATAACAAATAAGATGACGCAGTTGCATTTATTCGCACCAAGTCCACATTTTCTTCCCTATCAAAGATTTCCTGAATCCCAGAGTACGTGTCCCTCAACTTTTTCAGATTCAACTTCTTGCTTGTATAACCATCCTTCTTCACAAACATAGTCTCTGGCTGCTTCTCATCCAAACCGAACAAGATCTTGGTCATTTTGAAGAGATTCTCCCAAGAAATGTCCTCATTGTAGCCATCTTGGATGGATTTTCCCTCAACcccgaggcctagaatttgatgagcatcatcgggaatTATttccatctcaccgaatgggaataacacTGTATCAGTCTCTCCGCAGAACCTTTCAATGCAGTTATGGTAAATTTGTCATACAAAACAACTGAACTCTTCACtgcaggccacaacccggagtttTTGAGAATCTCTCTCACCGCGTCACATTCCAAATGAAGTG
This genomic interval from Papaver somniferum cultivar HN1 unplaced genomic scaffold, ASM357369v1 unplaced-scaffold_154, whole genome shotgun sequence contains the following:
- the LOC113336868 gene encoding putative DUF21 domain-containing protein At3g13070, chloroplastic — its product is MYFAVDFSVLGQSSFICGGKSSVFVPFNRQFRISTKFIPNVRIITMKRINPRFVRNSSRKLNEIKIFDAEVESKYEVEEKGSKKKLEWFMVLAKRGFLLAAVVCGVFIVRCGKVIATDGVVNAGYKAFGQEAWPKLLQVLIVLKEQGLVLAALLGLSAFFSMAETSITTLWPWKVRELAEKEPENGVFKMLRSDVTRFLTTILIGTTVVNIGATALVTEAATTIFGEAGVSAATGVMTVAILLLTEITPKSIAVHNATEVVRFVVRPVAWLSLILYPVGRVVTFLSMGMLKLMGLKGRSEPFVTEEELKLMLRGAELSGAIEEEEQDMIENVLEIKDTHVREVMTPLVDVVAIDASATLVDFHNLWLTHQYSRVPVFEQRVDNIVGLTYAMDLLDYVRKGELLESSTVGDIAHKPAYFVPDLMSVWNLLREFRIRKVHMAVVLNEYGGTIGIVTLEDVVEEIVGEIFDENDSKEEIQKKTGYIVMRAEGIFDVDANTSIDQLSEDLTVKMAEGHQYETVSGFVCEAFGYIPRTGENIEVVLEKADLEENNEYTEVEAERQQPKEKHLIFKLEILAGNARKVSAVRFERINGDEMVLETKEVTRVVPRIMKRKGSSNDESDKSDDDEIPYKVRLSDICDYEDETSFDSLPNSNVTAEHEDDHNNKNDIR